Proteins found in one Passer domesticus isolate bPasDom1 chromosome 16, bPasDom1.hap1, whole genome shotgun sequence genomic segment:
- the LOC135282083 gene encoding ammonium transporter Rh type A-like has translation MAVPPSTYPRRLLPLFLGLFQGALLLFFALFVTYDEPSAQVEDTNLVANQVYSTFPFFQDIQVMLVVGLGLLLTFLPRYGFSALTHNFLLLNFSMQWALVLQGLLHHFHHGQIHLDLHRLLISVFAAVTVLISVGAILGRASPCQLLVMATCEIPIYLASEWVIVTCLGVLDVGGTITIHVFSCYFGLGVSKALFGATQQPLHPKETPTTSSDLMSLVGTLILWVFWPSFVAVPCQPGDAQHRAILNTLLAMSAGAITTVVASSLLERDGKLSPGHLQNGSLAGGVAIGAVADMAVPPAAALALGSLSAAACVLGFRFLTPLLARKLTLHDQCGIHNLHGLPGILGAAASVVAVLVAPKDTPGSQPSQLSPALCQAAGLAVALGAPLLAGLLTGAALRLPCLARPPERLCFDDSLYFKIHDQAESPGPDGSAEEEALALKEQV, from the exons ATGGCTGTGCCACCCTCCACCTATCCCCGTCGCCTCCTGCCCCTCTTCCTGGGGCTTTTCCAGGGCGCCCTGCTCCTCTTCTTTGCCCTCTTCGTCACCTATGATGAGCCCTCGGCGCAGGTGGAGGATACCAACTTGGTGGCCAACCAGGTCTACAGCACCTTCCCCTTCTTCCAGGACATCCAGGTGATGCTGGTGGTGGGGCTGGGACTCCTGCTGACCTTCCTGCCCCGCTACGGCTTCAGCGCCCTCACCCACAACTTCCTCCTGCTCAACTTCTCCATGCAGTGGGCGCTGGTGCTGCAGGGCCTGCTCCACCACTTCCACCATGGCCAGATCCACCTGGACCTCCACAGACTCCTCATCTCCGTGTTCGCTGCTGTGACAGTGCTCATCTCCGTGGGGGCCATCCTGGGGAgggccagcccctgccagctgcTGGTCATGGCCACCTGTGAGATCCCCATCTACCTCGCCAGCGAGTGGGTCATTGTCACCTGTCTGGGCGTCCTGGATGTGGGCGGCACCATCACCATCCACGTCTTCTCCTGCTATttcggccttggtgtgtccaagGCTCTCTTCGGGGCAacacagcagccactgcaccCCAAGGAGACCCCAACAACCAGCTCTGACCTCATGTCCCTGGTGGGGACACTCATCCTCTGGGTTTTCTGGCCCAGCTTCGTGGCTGTCCCCTGCCAACCTGGCGATGCCCAGCACCGTGCCATCCTAAACACCCTCCTGGCCATGAGTGCCGGTGCCATCACCACCGTGGTGGCCTCCAGCCTGCTGGAGAGGGACGGCAAGCTCAGCCCCGGCCACCTGCAGAACGGCAGCCTGGCCGGCGGGGTGGCCATCGGCGCGGTGGCCGACATGGCCGTGCCGCCAGCGGCCGCTcttgccctgggcagcctctcgGCCGCGGCGTGTGTCCTCGGCTTCAGGTTCCTCACCCCGCTCCTGGCGAGGAAACTCACCCTGCACGACCAGTGCGGCATCCACAACCTCCACGGCTTGCCCGGCATCCTCGGCGCCGCCGCCAGCGTCGTGGCCGTGCTGGTGGCACCCAAGGACACCCCCGGGTCGCAGCCCTCTCAGCTGTCCCCC GCGCTGTGCCAGGCCGCGGGGCTGGCGGTGGCCCTCGGTGCCCCGCTGCTCGCCGGGCTGCTTACCGGCGCTGCCCTGCggctgccctgcctggcccgGCCGCCCGAGCGGCTCTGCTTCGATGACTCGCTGTATTTTAAGATCCACGATCAGGCTGAGAGCCCGGGGCCGGACGGCAGCGCTGAGGAAGAAGCCCTGGCTCTGAAGGAGCAGGTTTAG